The DNA sequence GGGTGAGATTTGAGCTGCCGACGCCTCATCCCAAAAAATCTCGTCTTGCCGAAGAAGCTTGTTCTCCGCAACCCGGACCTCTTCACTGATGTCAGAaaatggagaagaaggttgcGGAACCCGACATGTCTCTTCATCAGGAACAAACAGATCGTCGAATGGCTCCAGCATAGGACTCAGGGGCGGTGACAAAGGCTCTGTAGCTCCAAAACTTGGAAGCTTCACACAATGTTAGCATCTAGGCCAACCCACGAAGCTGCCGAACTTACACCATGATAAGTGCTGTTACTAGCCAACAGATCCCTCTGATCTTTGTCGATCCACTCCGTCTTGAGAATCTGCACAAGATATCCTACTGTCTCCTTTGTAACCTCGAGCGGTTCAGTtgcagccttcttcaacaattCCTTCTCCATGGCATTTGCATTTTCGGCAAACTCAAGCCCTTCACCCTCGGCCACATCGGCATCATCCAGGGGAAGGCCGTGGTCTGGCAACGTGTCCTTCCGGAAAGAGGTGACTCTCCGTCTCAACCTGTGGCAGTCGCTATTGTGGTCGCTTCGAATGATCGGGGGTTCGAGCTTGAGCTCTTTCAGGCTAGGGGTTTCCTCCAGGCACAATTCTTCCATCAGATCGGCAACCTCAATCGTAGTGCATCGTTGAAAGGTCTGTTGAAGCAGTTGCATTGACTCAGCCGGCACCTGCCATTGCTCCAGtgcggggatgatggggcgGAAGGCGCATTCTTGCAGTGTTCCATTTTCGATCAAATGACTAGGTTGGACGTCGACAATGGTGGCAGCAATGGTGCCGGTTTCGTCGAGAATGTCGGACCAGGGGTCAATACCGGGGAATGTGAGGCCATGGTGGAGGGCATATTCGTCCGCCTCCATGTGTGCGGGTGAAACCTCggtcggcggggaggagggaactGGACTCCAGGATGAGCCATCCAGAGAGAACAGGTTAGACTCTGAGGTGAAGTCCATGTTGCTTGCCGTGTTGGGACAGCCACGCTGCCATGCTTTGGTTCATTCGGAAGTTGCTTCGGGAGAATTGCGAGAGGTCTTTTAGAACAAAGCTTTCTTGTGTGGGTCAGATCAGCCACAGTGTGGCTCTGAAAACATATCGAGGGCACCGAGGGGAAGGCACGACCATATCTGCCTATAACCCACCTTCCTAGTAAAGTTCAGATATATGACGCAAGCAGAACAGTCGAACACGTCAAGGAAACTATTCTAGGAGGGTGGGTGCTCGATATATTGACTCTGCCATGGATCTTGTATTGTATTCATCTTGCATTGTATAAGGTAATCTATGACATAATCTCCCTGCCATGGCACACTCTGATGCCCATCACCAATGCAGCCTCAACAAAGAATCACGTAGTTGACGGTTCTCTGGGTCGACCGGCGGAGAAAAATGACATCTGGccaggtggtggggaggttatTGTAGCGGATGCTGGGCCAGTTGCTTCGTTGGCCACGCGCGTCTCAAGAGATTGGAGATATCGGTTGGTTGAACAACAGCAAGACCCTCGTCAGAAGTGCCCAATACATCAAATGACACACTGGTGTCCAACGTCGTggccaaacaacaacagcctgcCGAAGACTCCGAAGAGGCAGCTTTCTCATTTTCAACACTTTCAATGCTGACATATCTGTtagcctccttggcctccagcACGGAGACTATACCAACCGCAAGCGAGCCTGTGGCGACGAGAAAGCCAATCaaaacaagaacaagcccaAGGAGTGCGATCCAAAAGGTCCACCATTCGCGAAGGTTCCGTCGGTCTCGCCAAAAACCCAGGATGGTCTGGGGAGACGCACGATTGTAGGTGTCTTCAAGCGTCAAGAGTCGGGCCTGCCAGATGCGAAAGCTGTCAACCTGCCTTGACACTGGCATGATGGTGGGACCCCGCATCTGGTCGCTCGGCtcggtggtgtttgttgagGAGTCGATAGTGTTGTGCCAGTTTTTTCATCTGTGATGTGAAGTGTGCGTCGGTATTCCGGCCATtcaaaccacctcccccatctcgcTGTTCATCGAACCACGAGGCTGTGTCGAGGTTCTCGACGGGCATGAGTAAGCCCAGTGTCTTGAGGGTTTCCTCTGCAAGCTCCCGGTATGGGTGCTGGCCCCCAGTGCGTATAGCCACATTTGTCTCAGCAAGTTGCGTGATGAAAAATGTAGCTTGAtggcttgttttttttcgAAACTTTGACAACAAGATGTTCCAAAATGTTATTTGTCCATACGATGTGGAAGGACGTGAGCCTCATCATGTGCTGGGGGGAAAAGGTGTCTGCAAAGACACGCGCATTTGGCTGGCCGGGTTGACTTTCCGATGAGGGTTTTTCAAGAATTCCAAGATATTTGGCCATCCTCTTAATAGCTATTGAAGGATCCTGTTGAGGGTTGTCAAGACTATGGGCGTTGCCGAGTTTGATGAAGTATCGGTCTTGTGGCGTCAAGGGCGATATGATAGCCATCACAGCCTCGTACAGTGTCTTATCTCCATCCCACGCAAAGCCACCTTCCCTCTCCATTCCAAAACCGAACATGAGCCATAGGCGTGCGGCCAGATCTAAAGAGTTGTTAAGGCGCCTGGTCTGGTCGAGGTCAGCACCGCCCgagtaggtacctaggttCGGTACGTAGGCCCCGATGAAGGTCACCCAAGAAACAGAATAGCCTACATTGTGGCCATGAGGAAAATCGTGGCGATCTTGTTCGTGCGATATCAGACTTTGTCACCCCAGAGGAGTCTCGTAAGATCCTAAAGAGGTCAAATAAGTCGCCAAAATTTTCGAGTACGTGATCTTGAGGTTGAATTTGTACGGTAGATATTGTTCTTCAAGGCCGGTTGCATGGCCGGGGGGGTACGCCGTTCATCTTCAGGAGTTCCTGGAAAGATTAATAGCCTGAACCTCGataaggggggaggaggagaggggggttccGCCATAATCTTCCGGGGTACAAACCGTGGTGGTGTTCGTGGTTCGTACAGATAAAGCTAGATGGCTGCCGAACTTGTAAGTGAGGCCGGGATGGGTAGGTCCTCACATCCATCGCACCATATTTCCTGCCCACAGCAGACATGCCGCTCTTATTCAGTTGGAACCGGAATATGCAATAGACTCTACCGCTATTTATTCCCAAACGCGAACCGCCGTGTCTTGAACCAATGTGATTTGCGTGTTCTCACAAGTGGCGGCCACACCAAGCTCTCCCGCTCCAGCTGCCCTCCAGCCTGCCTCAAATTTCAGGCTGGGTAAGCATCTTAGCGTTGCATCACATGATCACATGCAGTGTGGCGTGCAGTTCATCTGTGATGCTCACCCGTCACCATAGATCTCACAGCGCTAATCACCATGCTCAGAGCCTTGTGATCATTGGTATCGTCCCAGCCACTTGATTGTTTGCGTAGATGGGTTTGAGCTGGCGTCTTGTGTGCCAGTATGGGATTGGCAATTGCCTTTTGTGGAGGAAAAAAGTGAAAATGCGTAAGGTACCTCAACAGTGTTGTTTGAGGGGGCTGTCTTGGAAGAAATGTAAAAGGTGGGAAAATGTGCCTCATGATTAATACTGCTGGTATCAGAAATGAGGCGGGAGGCCTGGTCACCGTTATTTGCAACGCTTCAACGCACTTCTTCCTTCTGACTTGGAACTCCCATCTTGCCTTGTATAGCTAATCGGTTTCTGTCACTTGTGCTTTCTGCCTCTTGCCATCTCTCTCGCCTCCGGCGTCAAAATGCGACCCTGACGTAGTTCGATAGACAAAGAACAATTCAGAACAACTATAAGATTGTCTCCTACCATGCTGACGGACTACATATTTCGCATGTGCACATCGACCCCTCGTCCACATGCAATCGGCGACGATAGCCCCGAACAACGCGACTGGCAGATAGTTGCTTTCGGCAGAAATGAAGTTACTCCGCTCGACAGTGAAGCCAAAAAAGGTGTTCGAAAGCTTCCTACCACGGCTGATCTCGATGGAACGAAATATTCCACT is a window from the Podospora pseudocomata strain CBS 415.72m chromosome 6, whole genome shotgun sequence genome containing:
- a CDS encoding hypothetical protein (EggNog:ENOG503P36B), with product MATMRLNNSLDLAARLWLMFGFGMEREGGFAWDGDKTLYEAVMAIISPLTPQDRYFIKLGNAHSLDNPQQDPSIAIKRMAKYLGILEKPSSESQPGQPNARVFADTFSPQHMMRLTSFHIFRKKTSHQATFFITQLAETNVAIRTGGQHPYRELAEETLKTLGLLMPVENLDTASWFDEQRDGGGVSRQVDSFRIWQARLLTLEDTYNRASPQTILGFWRDRRNLREWWTFWIALLGLVLVLIGFLVATGSLAVGIVSVLEAKEANRYVSIESVENEKAASSESSAGCCCLATTLDTSVSFDVLGTSDEGLAVVQPTDISNLLRRAWPTKQLAQHPLQ